One Sporomusaceae bacterium ACPt DNA window includes the following coding sequences:
- the mtgB_2 gene encoding Glycine betaine methyltransferase: MTAPIKRNIEFSVLDEEKIHRIHEKSLYIMENVGMKITGERTVKLLLGNGATVGEDGRIRIPHKLVDRALKAAPKEITLYTRDGAPAMVINSENQVYFGTHSDQLEIVDPFTNTVRQFLKKDIKTMCKVADYLPNIFFVLSVGMTADVDPKVQTQSTFIETVKNFSKTINFSSNDIQSLQDVIDIAADIAGGLDKLQEKPFIFNYCEPIPPLTHPLESTEKIYISAENRIPFVYMPYCMMGGTSPMSKAATLAQCNAEALAGLVISQLVSEGAPFIYGAMPSVFDMRTTIGSYAAPEFHLNIAAMADLVAYYGLPFYGTAGCSDARVIDEQAVSEATFQIFSTMLSKANLIHDVGVMDHCKNVSPELVVLANEIIEGLKYYTAGIDVAEEDFAIDIIEKVGPGGHYLTETHTNKNFRKIWYPSLFSRKMNNEDFSEVSGKIKDKIKDILENHEVPKLDDVVLKKLEKWEQRFGL; this comes from the coding sequence ATGACTGCGCCAATTAAACGGAATATTGAGTTTTCTGTCCTTGATGAGGAGAAAATTCATAGGATTCATGAAAAAAGCCTGTATATAATGGAAAATGTCGGCATGAAAATAACCGGGGAACGTACCGTAAAGCTTTTGTTAGGCAACGGCGCGACTGTGGGCGAGGATGGCCGAATCCGTATCCCGCATAAACTAGTTGACCGGGCTCTTAAGGCTGCTCCCAAAGAAATAACACTGTATACCCGTGATGGGGCACCGGCCATGGTGATTAATAGTGAAAATCAAGTGTATTTCGGTACCCATTCAGACCAGTTAGAGATCGTGGATCCCTTTACCAATACGGTGCGTCAATTTCTGAAAAAAGACATTAAAACCATGTGTAAGGTTGCCGACTATCTGCCGAACATCTTTTTTGTATTATCGGTAGGCATGACGGCAGATGTTGACCCGAAAGTTCAGACCCAAAGCACCTTTATTGAAACCGTAAAAAACTTCAGTAAAACAATCAATTTTTCCAGCAATGATATTCAATCTCTGCAGGATGTCATTGATATTGCCGCTGATATCGCAGGCGGCTTGGATAAATTGCAGGAAAAACCGTTTATCTTCAATTATTGCGAACCCATACCGCCGTTGACTCATCCGCTGGAAAGCACCGAAAAAATATACATCAGCGCGGAAAATCGCATACCCTTTGTGTATATGCCCTATTGTATGATGGGGGGGACATCCCCGATGAGCAAAGCGGCCACTTTGGCCCAGTGCAATGCAGAAGCGCTGGCAGGATTAGTTATCAGCCAACTGGTTAGCGAGGGCGCTCCCTTTATTTATGGCGCCATGCCGTCTGTTTTTGACATGCGGACAACCATTGGCAGTTATGCTGCGCCTGAGTTCCATCTAAACATAGCCGCTATGGCCGATTTAGTCGCCTATTACGGTCTGCCTTTCTATGGCACGGCAGGTTGTTCTGATGCCAGGGTCATTGATGAACAGGCGGTATCGGAAGCCACCTTTCAAATATTTTCCACCATGCTAAGCAAGGCTAATCTTATTCACGATGTGGGTGTAATGGATCATTGTAAAAATGTTTCCCCCGAACTAGTTGTTTTGGCTAACGAAATTATTGAAGGATTAAAGTACTATACTGCGGGTATCGATGTAGCAGAAGAAGATTTCGCCATTGATATAATAGAAAAAGTAGGCCCAGGCGGGCATTACTTGACAGAAACGCATACCAATAAGAATTTCCGCAAAATATGGTATCCCAGTCTGTTTAGCCGGAAGATGAATAATGAAGACTTCTCGGAAGTAAGTGGCAAGATTAAGGATAAAATCAAAGACATCCTGGAAAATCACGAAGTTCCCAAACTCGATGATGTTGTATTAAAGAAATTGGAGAAATGGGAGCAAAGGTTCGGTCTATAG
- a CDS encoding IS256 family transposase ISPeth4, with the protein MTQLNEKEIQLVALLSEECTTPAELTAKLKNLFAGALEKMLEAEMDEHLGYEKNSVLGNNSGNSRNGYGKKTIKSEWGESEISVPRDRNGTFEPRIIEKRQTRTDDIEARILAMYAKGMSNRDIEDHLRDIYGVEASASLISRITDKIMPAVMEWQSRPLDPVYPIVFLDGIVFKVRKDSRVVNKCLYSVLGINLDGRKEILGMWLSENESASFWTTICNELKNRGVEDILIACRDNLSGFSTAIETVFPKTEQQLCVIHQIRNSTKYVPYKDIKPVMADLKLVYAAPTQDDAEYRLEEFREKWGKKYPQIVKSWEANWTELSTYFKYPQEVRTLIYTTNAVEGFHRMLRKYTKTKTVYPTDDAVKKSVFLSIQEISKKWSMPIRDWGIIIGQLMIFFEDRLQARKVS; encoded by the coding sequence ATGACACAGTTAAACGAAAAAGAAATACAGCTTGTAGCACTGCTCAGTGAGGAGTGCACCACTCCCGCCGAACTAACGGCGAAGCTCAAGAATCTGTTTGCCGGTGCGCTGGAAAAGATGCTAGAAGCCGAAATGGATGAACACCTCGGCTATGAGAAGAACAGTGTTTTAGGCAATAACAGCGGCAACAGCCGTAACGGTTACGGCAAAAAAACAATAAAAAGCGAGTGGGGCGAAAGTGAAATCAGCGTCCCCCGCGACCGAAACGGCACCTTTGAGCCGCGAATTATCGAAAAACGGCAGACACGCACCGACGATATTGAAGCCAGGATTCTGGCGATGTACGCTAAAGGCATGTCCAATCGCGACATTGAAGATCATCTGCGCGACATCTACGGCGTAGAAGCCTCCGCCAGCCTAATCAGCCGCATCACGGACAAGATTATGCCAGCCGTTATGGAATGGCAGAGCCGCCCGCTTGACCCGGTGTATCCCATTGTGTTTCTAGACGGAATTGTGTTCAAAGTCCGCAAGGACAGCCGGGTTGTAAACAAATGCCTATACTCGGTTTTAGGTATCAATCTGGACGGCCGCAAGGAAATCCTCGGCATGTGGCTGTCGGAAAACGAGAGCGCCAGTTTTTGGACGACGATCTGCAACGAGTTGAAAAATCGGGGTGTGGAAGATATTTTGATTGCCTGCCGTGACAACCTTTCCGGCTTTTCCACCGCCATTGAGACGGTGTTCCCCAAAACCGAGCAGCAACTGTGCGTGATTCATCAAATCCGCAACTCCACAAAGTATGTACCCTACAAGGATATCAAGCCGGTTATGGCGGATTTGAAATTAGTCTATGCAGCGCCGACACAAGACGACGCGGAGTATCGTCTGGAGGAATTTCGTGAGAAATGGGGCAAGAAATACCCACAGATTGTAAAGTCCTGGGAGGCGAACTGGACGGAGCTGTCCACCTATTTCAAGTACCCGCAGGAGGTCCGGACACTGATTTACACCACCAACGCAGTGGAAGGTTTTCATCGGATGCTGCGCAAATATACCAAGACAAAGACGGTTTATCCCACCGACGACGCGGTCAAAAAATCGGTGTTCCTGTCGATACAAGAAATTTCCAAAAAGTGGAGTATGCCGATTCGCGATTGGGGAATTATAATAGGGCAGTTGATGATCTTCTTCGAGGACAGACTGCAAGCGCGGAAGGTCTCATAA
- the mcpA_2 gene encoding Methyl-accepting chemotaxis protein McpA, with protein MVRGRINFSSMQSKLIVIFLLLLLIPIVIISFIVMNFTESKTKEDFITSTTKEMIQVNNTINTFFEAVSKNCNYLATHPAVTKADTSIRSYLDKEKPTVNKPLQTPGVEQDIYNLYEHFAQTHPEFAYVYMATTAKGYIQWPVAEIPANYDPVSRPYYKSAMDNSGKVARSNPYSFNQKYYISTTKTITNATGEVIGVQGLDVSLEGLTKIIGDIRIGEKGYVILTDNEGTILADPKQPENNSKKIADIPAFSTLAQMNSGIADISIDGADYLANIFTSPETNWRLISIIPADEVAASYKEISNTLLIVAIICFIVGLIVAVVMGRSITRPLVALAAVAQQVADGDLLATVQQRGTKDEVGILENSIAQMVQNLRGMIGKTASTAEQLAASSQQLTASADQSAQAVNQVASSVADVAKEMETQLAAVDDTFKIVEHMSVSIQQVAGNANEAAGNSVHAVDKAADGGKTVETAISQMTAIAQAVQAVAEAVTKLSDQSEEIGQIVDTISGIAGQTNLLALNAAIEAARAGEQGRGFAVVAEEVRKLAEQSQEAAHKIGAMIGQIQGDTVRVVDVMNDSAREVQMGTEIINTAGQAFKEITTLVNQVSDQVKHISTAIEEMAHGSQQIVRSVKQIENLSKQAAGEAQTVSAATQEQSASMQEIAYSSQSLTQLALELRENVAKFRI; from the coding sequence ATGGTGAGGGGTCGTATTAATTTTTCAAGTATGCAAAGTAAACTGATTGTAATTTTTTTATTGTTACTCCTTATACCTATTGTAATAATCAGCTTTATTGTTATGAATTTTACAGAGAGCAAAACGAAAGAGGATTTTATTACGTCTACGACAAAAGAAATGATACAGGTTAATAATACGATTAATACATTCTTTGAGGCAGTAAGTAAGAATTGTAATTATTTAGCGACTCATCCTGCTGTCACAAAGGCTGATACATCAATACGGTCATATTTGGATAAAGAAAAGCCTACCGTAAATAAGCCTTTGCAAACCCCAGGTGTTGAGCAGGATATTTATAATCTCTATGAACATTTTGCCCAAACTCATCCCGAATTTGCTTATGTCTATATGGCCACTACTGCTAAGGGATATATTCAATGGCCTGTGGCGGAAATTCCCGCTAACTATGACCCGGTTAGCCGGCCTTATTACAAAAGTGCAATGGACAATAGCGGTAAGGTGGCTAGAAGTAATCCTTATAGTTTCAATCAAAAGTATTACATAAGCACAACCAAAACGATTACCAATGCCACAGGAGAAGTTATTGGTGTTCAGGGGCTTGATGTAAGCCTGGAGGGTTTGACAAAGATAATAGGAGATATCAGGATTGGTGAAAAAGGGTACGTCATTTTGACGGATAATGAAGGAACTATTCTAGCGGATCCCAAACAACCGGAAAACAATTCTAAAAAAATCGCTGATATTCCGGCATTTAGTACACTGGCCCAAATGAATTCCGGTATTGCGGATATTAGTATCGACGGCGCAGATTATCTTGCCAACATCTTTACATCACCGGAAACAAATTGGCGATTGATTTCTATTATACCTGCTGACGAAGTGGCAGCAAGCTATAAAGAAATCAGCAATACCTTGCTAATTGTAGCTATAATTTGTTTTATTGTGGGACTCATTGTAGCCGTAGTAATGGGTCGTTCTATTACCCGGCCGCTGGTAGCATTAGCGGCGGTGGCGCAACAAGTGGCTGACGGCGATTTGCTTGCCACTGTGCAACAACGGGGTACGAAAGATGAAGTTGGCATTCTTGAAAATAGCATTGCCCAGATGGTCCAAAATCTGCGGGGAATGATTGGAAAAACCGCAAGTACGGCAGAACAACTGGCGGCCTCGTCTCAGCAGCTTACGGCCAGCGCTGATCAGTCGGCTCAGGCTGTGAACCAGGTTGCCAGTTCAGTTGCTGATGTGGCAAAGGAAATGGAGACGCAGCTGGCTGCAGTCGATGATACCTTTAAAATAGTAGAACATATGTCAGTCAGTATTCAGCAAGTGGCCGGCAATGCCAATGAAGCAGCTGGTAATTCCGTGCATGCAGTTGATAAGGCGGCTGACGGCGGTAAGACGGTGGAAACCGCTATTAGCCAAATGACTGCGATTGCACAAGCAGTCCAGGCAGTTGCAGAAGCGGTTACTAAGCTAAGTGATCAGTCTGAGGAGATCGGACAGATAGTAGATACTATTTCCGGTATTGCAGGACAGACAAATTTACTTGCTTTGAATGCAGCCATTGAAGCGGCGCGTGCTGGTGAACAAGGGCGCGGCTTCGCTGTTGTTGCCGAAGAAGTTCGTAAGCTGGCCGAACAGTCGCAAGAGGCTGCCCATAAAATTGGCGCAATGATTGGTCAAATTCAGGGAGACACAGTGCGAGTGGTGGACGTAATGAATGACAGTGCCCGGGAGGTTCAGATGGGAACCGAAATTATTAATACCGCCGGTCAAGCTTTTAAAGAAATCACAACGTTAGTAAATCAAGTATCCGACCAAGTCAAGCATATATCCACAGCGATTGAGGAAATGGCCCATGGCAGCCAGCAGATTGTCAGATCGGTCAAACAAATTGAGAATTTGAGCAAGCAAGCGGCGGGCGAAGCCCAGACGGTGTCGGCGGCAACCCAAGAACAGTCGGCATCCATGCAAGAAATCGCTTATTCCAGCCAATCACTTACTCAGCTTGCGCTCGAACTGCGGGAAAATGTTGCGAAGTTCCGGATTTAA
- the ygcS gene encoding Inner membrane metabolite transport protein YgcS, with protein MNASNIIKFDDVPLNKFHIKMTGITFAAHFTDGFSLGVIGIALTAITPQMGLSPFWQGLIGSSALIGLFLGSLILGWVSDYYGRKKIFMFNFVLIAVATALQFFVQTPEQLFILRIIIGIGLGGDYSVGHTMLAEFLPRKHRGAILGSFSVIWTFGYVLASFLGMYLHTTLENSWRWLLVSAFPLALFVLLYRLGSPESPRWLLRQGRTEEAMAMVKKYLGENVVLDDEQPEQKTGKFSDLFSRRLITRTLFNCIFFMCLVIPYFAIYTFLPDILKIMGLAENFTTNMLLNALLILGALLGIWWTIKFTRRGFLINSFIFLSITLLALGLLPATAKMLMVVTFAAFTLVMSAVSNLVGVFPAESFPTDVRSSGVGLATAASRLGAAVGTFLLPMSIANLGMNYTLLWLTGTLVVGTIVSIAWAPETKTLTLGEASTPDKVG; from the coding sequence ATGAATGCAAGCAATATAATCAAGTTTGACGATGTACCATTAAATAAATTTCATATAAAAATGACTGGCATTACATTTGCCGCTCACTTTACCGATGGTTTTTCCCTGGGCGTTATTGGCATAGCACTTACTGCTATTACTCCCCAAATGGGACTTTCGCCTTTTTGGCAGGGACTTATAGGAAGTTCTGCCTTAATTGGCCTGTTTTTGGGAAGTTTGATTCTTGGCTGGGTTTCCGATTACTATGGGCGTAAAAAAATATTTATGTTCAATTTTGTGCTAATTGCTGTCGCCACTGCACTGCAGTTTTTTGTGCAAACCCCTGAACAACTATTTATTTTGAGGATTATCATCGGCATTGGGCTTGGCGGGGACTATAGCGTTGGCCATACCATGTTGGCCGAATTTTTACCGCGCAAGCATCGCGGAGCCATATTGGGATCGTTCAGTGTTATTTGGACATTTGGCTATGTGTTGGCAAGCTTTTTGGGGATGTATTTACACACTACACTGGAAAATTCATGGCGTTGGCTGCTTGTGTCGGCATTTCCTCTTGCGCTGTTTGTCCTTCTTTACAGACTTGGAAGTCCTGAATCACCCAGATGGTTATTAAGACAGGGACGTACCGAAGAAGCAATGGCAATGGTTAAGAAGTATTTGGGAGAAAATGTAGTGCTTGACGACGAACAGCCTGAACAAAAAACGGGTAAATTCAGTGACTTGTTCAGCAGAAGACTAATCACTCGTACACTGTTTAACTGTATCTTTTTCATGTGTTTGGTAATTCCTTACTTCGCCATTTACACATTTCTTCCAGATATTCTAAAAATAATGGGCTTAGCTGAAAATTTTACCACCAACATGCTGTTAAATGCCTTGTTGATACTTGGTGCTCTGTTAGGTATTTGGTGGACAATAAAATTTACACGTCGTGGATTTCTCATCAATTCTTTCATCTTTTTATCGATTACCCTGCTTGCTTTAGGCCTGCTGCCAGCTACTGCTAAAATGCTGATGGTTGTCACTTTTGCCGCCTTTACTTTAGTTATGTCAGCCGTATCCAATTTGGTAGGGGTTTTTCCGGCGGAAAGCTTTCCTACAGATGTCCGTTCTTCCGGCGTGGGGCTGGCTACCGCTGCCAGCCGGCTGGGGGCAGCAGTGGGAACCTTTTTGCTGCCGATGAGTATTGCTAATTTGGGGATGAATTATACACTTCTCTGGCTTACCGGCACGCTGGTAGTCGGCACCATTGTCTCTATTGCCTGGGCGCCGGAAACGAAAACATTAACGCTTGGTGAGGCAAGCACACCAGATAAAGTAGGTTAA
- the norR_8 gene encoding Anaerobic nitric oxide reductase transcription regulator NorR, translating to MKESRNVETDKCQLSKETLLKILDNSHDAIFATDGKGVTIYANKACEKYYGIKPKDVIGKDSWQFMEKVGCYPPTAPITLRSTDQHTLEQTTRTGAKMLVTNTPIYDADGNIELLVQNCRDVQELEDTKRDLEQTKELLARIQDEVVVLRKKELRNVKLMANSRQMKDLMQLVEKVAPTDVNILILGETGTGKSALAKNIHRISSRKDGPFISINCAAIPEELIESELFGYTGGAFTGALQKGKKGLIELANGGTLFLDEIAELPLRLQGKILEVIQERRFIPIGSCQVKEADCRIISATNRNIKQMIDLGTFREDLYYRLNVIEMELRPLRERPDDTMALIYYFLNQFNKKYKKKHSISPECRDILLAYSWPGNIRELENMIERLVVVVEDSVINVCHLPKVFSEAFSKRLQISEEDEPQTSGLDMAVTQLERKMIVEAFRKYGSSRKVAHALNISQSRAHRLIEKYCHNNDTI from the coding sequence GTGAAGGAGTCTAGGAATGTTGAAACTGACAAGTGTCAGTTGAGCAAAGAAACGTTATTAAAGATTTTAGATAACTCGCATGATGCGATTTTCGCTACAGATGGTAAAGGTGTAACCATTTATGCCAATAAAGCTTGTGAGAAGTATTACGGAATTAAGCCAAAAGATGTAATCGGCAAAGACTCCTGGCAATTCATGGAGAAAGTTGGATGTTATCCGCCTACTGCCCCGATTACACTTCGTAGTACCGATCAACATACTTTGGAACAAACAACGCGAACTGGAGCCAAAATGTTGGTAACGAATACTCCCATCTATGACGCAGACGGAAACATTGAACTATTGGTGCAGAACTGCCGGGATGTGCAAGAACTGGAAGATACGAAGCGGGATTTAGAGCAAACCAAGGAATTGTTGGCGCGAATACAAGACGAGGTTGTGGTATTAAGAAAGAAAGAATTGCGCAATGTTAAGCTTATGGCTAATAGCCGACAGATGAAAGACTTGATGCAATTAGTGGAAAAAGTGGCGCCGACAGATGTTAATATTTTAATTCTGGGTGAGACAGGGACGGGGAAGAGTGCTCTTGCTAAGAATATCCATAGGATTAGCTCGCGCAAAGATGGGCCGTTTATTAGCATTAATTGTGCGGCCATTCCTGAAGAACTGATTGAGTCAGAACTGTTTGGCTATACGGGAGGGGCTTTTACCGGTGCGCTGCAAAAGGGCAAGAAAGGCCTTATTGAACTGGCTAATGGGGGGACTTTATTTCTGGATGAAATAGCGGAATTGCCGCTGCGCCTACAGGGAAAGATTTTGGAAGTTATTCAAGAGCGACGCTTTATACCTATCGGCAGTTGTCAGGTGAAAGAAGCCGATTGCCGGATTATTTCCGCTACCAACAGAAACATTAAACAGATGATAGATCTCGGAACTTTCCGTGAAGATTTATACTATCGGCTGAATGTTATTGAAATGGAATTAAGGCCGTTAAGAGAACGGCCTGATGATACTATGGCGCTTATCTATTACTTTTTAAATCAATTTAACAAAAAGTATAAAAAAAAACATAGCATATCGCCTGAGTGCCGGGACATTTTGCTGGCTTATTCATGGCCGGGAAATATCCGGGAACTTGAAAACATGATCGAACGGCTTGTTGTGGTTGTTGAGGATTCGGTTATCAATGTTTGTCATTTGCCAAAAGTTTTTTCCGAGGCATTTTCCAAGAGACTACAGATCAGCGAAGAAGATGAACCGCAAACAAGCGGACTGGATATGGCCGTCACTCAGTTGGAGCGTAAAATGATTGTGGAGGCATTTCGCAAATATGGCAGTTCACGTAAGGTTGCACATGCATTGAATATCAGTCAGAGCAGAGCGCACCGGCTGATTGAGAAATATTGCCATAACAATGATACTATATAA
- the mtgB_1 gene encoding Glycine betaine methyltransferase — MKLEHMDEDVRQIHEASMQILEKTGMKFHHPEIIELLQQKGITVFGQTAFFTREQIAEWVSKAPSVFTLYARNPQYDIVVGGDNVECCPGSGSPAISDSDGSKHPAMMSDYVNFLKLYHQSDIYKMNGGFVVQPADMSGKHGISMMLYATILLSDKGIITGTGPREEVQGVMDMLGIVFGKEELIQKPRAITIVNTNTPLQFDKNMLETMMVFVKHSQPVIIAACSMAGTTAPVTLAGTIALTNAEVLAGIAVSQMLREGTPVVYGSQTTTSDMKTGSIAIGSPEGALCYEYAARLAKAYGLPCRGGGSLTDAKSLSVQAGYESMLTYLVTQRAGMNLIFQSSGIMDGYASMSYEKFIVDLEIIKMAKRYLAGVKVNHDTLAVDVINEVGIAGQFLTTDHTMRHCRKEPFIPEISLRGTVIGDPSEQLLEKIRNRKDKMLATYQQPELPQEIQQQLIEYLVDKGFDAEYIKSLSQM, encoded by the coding sequence ATGAAGCTTGAGCATATGGATGAAGATGTAAGGCAGATTCATGAAGCTTCTATGCAAATTCTGGAGAAAACCGGCATGAAATTTCATCACCCGGAAATCATTGAATTATTGCAACAGAAGGGGATAACGGTATTTGGACAAACGGCTTTTTTTACAAGGGAGCAAATTGCTGAGTGGGTGAGTAAAGCGCCGTCTGTCTTTACGCTTTATGCCCGTAACCCCCAATATGATATTGTGGTTGGCGGGGATAACGTTGAATGCTGCCCGGGCAGTGGATCGCCTGCTATTTCAGACAGTGACGGTTCAAAGCATCCGGCAATGATGTCTGACTATGTTAATTTTCTCAAGTTGTATCATCAAAGCGACATCTATAAAATGAATGGAGGTTTCGTGGTTCAGCCGGCAGATATGAGCGGAAAACACGGTATCTCCATGATGTTGTACGCCACCATTCTGCTTTCCGATAAAGGGATTATTACAGGTACTGGTCCGAGAGAAGAAGTGCAGGGCGTAATGGATATGCTGGGTATTGTGTTTGGCAAGGAAGAACTGATACAAAAACCCCGGGCGATAACCATTGTAAATACAAATACCCCGCTGCAGTTTGATAAGAATATGCTGGAAACCATGATGGTATTTGTTAAACATTCGCAGCCAGTCATTATCGCGGCCTGTTCAATGGCGGGAACCACTGCGCCAGTTACACTGGCGGGGACAATTGCTTTGACTAATGCAGAAGTATTGGCAGGTATTGCGGTTTCCCAAATGCTGAGAGAAGGAACTCCCGTTGTTTACGGCTCGCAGACCACCACCTCAGATATGAAGACAGGCAGTATTGCCATTGGTTCTCCGGAAGGGGCGTTGTGTTACGAATACGCGGCCCGCCTGGCAAAAGCCTATGGACTGCCTTGCCGCGGCGGCGGCTCGCTGACAGATGCCAAGTCGCTGTCGGTGCAGGCTGGCTATGAGAGTATGCTGACCTATTTAGTCACCCAGCGGGCAGGAATGAATCTTATCTTCCAGAGCTCTGGCATCATGGACGGCTATGCCTCCATGTCGTATGAGAAATTTATTGTGGACTTGGAAATAATCAAAATGGCCAAGCGTTATCTTGCGGGCGTTAAGGTAAATCACGATACGCTGGCGGTGGATGTCATCAATGAGGTTGGTATTGCCGGACAATTCCTCACTACCGACCATACCATGCGGCATTGCCGGAAGGAACCGTTTATACCTGAGATTAGTCTCAGGGGAACTGTAATCGGTGATCCCTCAGAACAGCTTCTTGAAAAAATAAGAAATAGGAAAGATAAGATGTTGGCAACATATCAACAGCCTGAGCTTCCTCAAGAAATACAGCAGCAATTGATCGAATATTTGGTGGATAAAGGGTTTGACGCTGAATACATTAAATCTCTGTCGCAAATGTAA
- the odh gene encoding Opine dehydrogenase codes for MKNMEYLKDKPIAVLGAGAVGKAIAGDCALGGAKVRICDLPPFAEKSLFGIEKSGIKFFGDQLNLYGFERHGWAKMEKVTTDVAEAVKGAGLVVVATPCAGHKPFFEKLIPALEDGMVIHIFPDNYGSLILRRMMREAGCTKQVIIGGWSSSTYGSRVEIKGGVILPQIRVYYRAITLRGAAMPAYDTEAFIESSKYLPSMDAVTYGQGAVAADTVMDTGFSNVNPVLHCPGTILGVGVMENFGVIFGEDKYKFSIYSHAYCPSISEVQYAFYKEECALAEAMGVGIQPYRKEQFFSRENVLGAEYMGEDYVIPFDQQDPIQFGTGPFTMENRYITEDIPVGCHVYHELGRKFGVKTPVIDSMINLASAILQRDFYQLGYTLDYLGIGHMNKEEMNAYLREGVYKAK; via the coding sequence ATGAAAAACATGGAGTATTTAAAAGATAAACCGATCGCTGTACTGGGTGCAGGGGCTGTAGGCAAGGCCATTGCCGGCGATTGCGCTTTGGGCGGAGCGAAGGTTCGTATTTGTGATTTGCCGCCGTTTGCGGAAAAATCATTATTTGGAATCGAAAAATCAGGGATTAAATTTTTCGGCGACCAACTGAATCTGTATGGTTTTGAACGGCATGGCTGGGCTAAAATGGAAAAGGTTACCACCGATGTAGCTGAGGCGGTCAAAGGGGCAGGTCTAGTAGTTGTGGCAACGCCTTGTGCGGGACATAAACCGTTTTTTGAGAAATTAATCCCGGCATTAGAAGACGGGATGGTCATCCACATTTTTCCCGATAACTATGGTTCGCTGATTCTAAGAAGGATGATGCGGGAAGCAGGCTGCACCAAGCAGGTTATTATCGGTGGCTGGTCTAGTTCAACCTACGGCAGCCGTGTAGAAATCAAGGGCGGCGTAATTTTACCCCAGATTCGCGTGTACTACCGGGCCATCACCTTACGGGGCGCAGCCATGCCGGCTTATGATACCGAAGCCTTCATTGAAAGCTCAAAATACCTGCCCTCGATGGATGCAGTAACTTATGGACAAGGCGCCGTTGCCGCTGATACGGTAATGGATACCGGTTTTAGCAATGTTAATCCGGTGCTTCACTGCCCTGGCACCATTTTAGGTGTAGGCGTTATGGAAAACTTCGGTGTTATTTTTGGCGAGGATAAATATAAATTTAGCATTTATTCACACGCCTATTGTCCGTCAATTTCTGAGGTGCAATATGCCTTCTATAAAGAGGAATGCGCTTTGGCCGAAGCCATGGGTGTCGGCATTCAGCCATACAGAAAAGAACAGTTTTTCTCTCGGGAAAACGTGTTAGGAGCCGAATATATGGGTGAAGATTATGTTATTCCGTTTGACCAGCAAGATCCGATTCAATTTGGCACCGGCCCGTTCACCATGGAAAATAGATATATTACCGAAGATATTCCCGTAGGCTGTCATGTCTATCATGAGTTAGGCAGGAAATTCGGGGTAAAGACGCCGGTAATTGATTCGATGATTAATCTGGCTTCGGCAATCCTGCAAAGAGATTTCTATCAACTAGGCTATACCCTGGATTATCTGGGTATTGGTCATATGAACAAAGAAGAAATGAACGCTTATCTGCGTGAAGGAGTGTATAAAGCAAAATAG